The following is a genomic window from Acidimicrobiales bacterium.
GGGCGGCGTTGGCCACGTCGGCCCACTCCCGGTGCGAGAGGGTGGTCTGGGCCAGCAGCGCGACGGGCTGCTCGGACTCGGCGAGGGCGGCGACGTCGTCGGCCGTCTCGACGAGATCGATCGACGCCGGCGCCACCGCCATCGTGCCGACGGCCTCCTCGTGGCCCTCGTGGCCGACGTAGACGATCCGGAAGCCCTTGCCCGCGCGCACCTTCACCTCGTGGTGGACCTTGGTGACGAGCGGGCACACGGCGTCCACGACGTAGCCGCCGCTGGCTCGGGCCGCGGCCACGACCTCGGGCGCCGAACCGTGGGCGGAGAGCATGATCGGCCGGCCCGGGGGAACCTCGGCGATGTCGTCGACGAACACCACGCCCAGCGCCCGGAAGCGATCGACCACCAGCTGGTTGTGGACGATCTCGTGGTAGCAGTACACCGGGGGGTCGAACGCCCGCACCATCCAGGCCAGGGCCTTGATGGCCATCTCCACCCCGGCGCAGAACCCCCGGGGCTCGGCCAGCAGGACACGGTCG
Proteins encoded in this region:
- a CDS encoding 4-hydroxy-3-methylbut-2-enyl diphosphate reductase gives rise to the protein MAVDRVLLAEPRGFCAGVEMAIKALAWMVRAFDPPVYCYHEIVHNQLVVDRFRALGVVFVDDIAEVPPGRPIMLSAHGSAPEVVAAARASGGYVVDAVCPLVTKVHHEVKVRAGKGFRIVYVGHEGHEEAVGTMAVAPASIDLVETADDVAALAESEQPVALLAQTTLSHREWADVANAA